In Tachysurus fulvidraco isolate hzauxx_2018 chromosome 3, HZAU_PFXX_2.0, whole genome shotgun sequence, a single window of DNA contains:
- the fam234a gene encoding protein FAM234A: MLDSADRTMESEPLKSQQEEAGAPNGRSCTGKARESKLSGWRTAAFLLSMFICLSVVFAFSFILPCPVRPQYLPTWNLTVPAAVTYNFLAVGDVNQDKVLDVFLIYKSLEGHMNHTCNREGPCLFFLAVDGTDGKLLWEQPLAAEFDWAECGVGGVKGKEGNLCVVAHNDHLTAIDMHTGKILWQVSSSLVSNMKPPVLKLPDLNNDKTNDFAVLNYSNTSVPSVTTLIFFSGKSGEKISEVGVGVDSGPVKSHLQFSTESEAQYILLHTVRGLYAVSLGRLAESANLSSNLKGEKSWDQKANNQGLITLYDSLPLQSVLKVRGGYSSSSPSLMLQTNSTVMLFDTQKLLITWTTNISKLISSPSFGHFNKDGVPDIVLEEDQRNSTKRVVIVDGQKGSVLWEVILPFNLTSPQPASILTLNYYSVFMLWGDAYTHISNMSLEVEGRASYLLHPLHSDVLLERRNPTQHIVTFRVLLLERGRHACYLVLSEEGGARNKGAEPDSTQLVVLTKQKIKSDISQSSVLGVGGAGSLGGDVSEQVESVKEAFYRLRFSDQAQ; this comes from the exons ATGTTAGATTCAGCAGACCGCACGATGGAGTCTGAGCCTCTGAAAAGCCAACAGGAAGAAGCAGGTGCCCCCAACGGGCGGAGCTGTACAGGTAAAGCGAGAGAGTCTAAGCTGTCAGGGTGGCGCACAGCAGCTTTCCTCCTCTCAATGTTCATCTGCCTGAGTGTGGTGTTTGCCTTCTCCTTTATTCTGCCCTGTCCGGTCAGACCCCAGTACCTGCCCACCTGGAACCTGACTGTACCTGCAGCAG tgaccTACAACTTCCTAGCTGTTGGTGATGTGAATCAAGACAAAGTGTTGGATGTGTTCCTCATCTATAAAAGCTTAGAGGGTCACATGAACCACACCTGCAACAGAGaag GTCCATGTCTTTTTTTCCTGGCTGTTGATGGCACTGATGGCAAGTTGCTATGGGAACAACCTCTGGCTGCTGAATTTGATTGGGCAGAATGTGGAGTTGGTGGAGTCAAAGGTAAAGAAGGGAACCTTTGTGTGGTGGCTCACAATGATCATCTCACCGCCATTGACATGCACACAg gtaaAATTCTCTGGCAGGTTTCTAGCTCTCTGGTTTCTAACATGAAGCCCCCAGTGCTCAAGCTGCCAGATCTGAACAATGACAAAACCAACGACTTTGCAGTGTTGAATTACTCAAACACCAGTGTGCCTTCAGTg ACGACGCTGATCTTCTTCTCAGGTAAATCAGGTGAAAAGATCTCTGAGGTTGGTGTGGGTGTAGATTCAGGGCCAGTGAAGTCTCACCTGCAGTTCAGCACGGAGAGTGAAGCACAGTACATCCTGCTCCATACAG tcagaGGGCTGTATGCAGTGAGTTTGGGAAGGTTGGCAGAAAGCGCTAATCTCAGCTCCAATCTGAAGGGAGAGAAAAGCTGGGATCAAAAAGCCAATAACCAGGGACTCATCACACTATACGa ctcacTCCCTTTGCAGTCTGTATTGAAGGTGAGAGGAGGATATTCGAGCTCCTCTCCCTCACTGATGCTTCAGACGAACTCCACAGTGATGCTTTTTGACACACAGAAACTCCTCATTACCTGGACCACCAACATAAGCAAACTGattag ttctcCCTCATTTGGACACTTCAACAAAGATGGAGTTCCTGATATTGTGCTTGAGGAGGACCAGAGAAACAGCACCAAGAGA gtggtgaTTGTAGACGGACAGAAGGGCAGTGTGCTGTGGGAGGTGATCTTGCCGTTCAACTTAACCAGTCCACAGCCAGCTTCTATTCTCACCCTTAACTACTACTCTGTGTTCATGCTGTGGGGAGatgcgtacacacacatcagtaacatg agcttgGAGGTAGAAGGTCGTGCGTCATATCTGCTCCACCCACTCCATTCTGATGTCCTGCTGGAGAGGAGAAACCCCACCCAACACATCGTCACCTTTAGAG TGCTTTTGTTGGAACGAGGCCGTCATGCGTGTTACCTTGTACTATCCGAAGAGGGTGGAGCCAGGAACAAAGGGGCAGAGCCTGATTCTACACAGCTGGTGGTCTTGACCAAGCAGAAGATCAAATCAGACATCTCTCAGAGCAGTGTGCTAGGAGTGGGCGGAGCCGGCAGTCTGGGTGGAGACGTCTCTGAGCAGGTGGAGTCAGTAAAAGAGGCGTTCTACAGGCTGAGGTTCAGCGATCAAGCTCAGTGA
- the luc7l gene encoding putative RNA-binding protein Luc7-like 1 isoform X1, with protein MSAQAQMRALLDQLMGTARDGDESRQRVKFTDERVCKSHLLNCCPHDILSGTRMDLGECSKIHDLALRADYEIASKERDLFFELDAVDHLESFIADCDHRTELAKKRLAETQEEISAEVAAKAEKVHELNEEIGKLLAKAEQLGAEGNVDEAQKVLQEVEKVRTKKKDAEEEYRNSMPASSFQQQKLRVCEVCSAYLGLHDNDRRLADHFGGKLHLGFIQIREKLEQLKKTVLDKQERRNQERLKRREEREREERMRKRTKSRSRERRRSRSRERERERERRRRRSRSSSRERRRSRSRSRDRERRRRHRSRSRSHSHSQREHSHRSSRDRLNGRAECRRSGDRESGEL; from the exons ATGTCGGCTCAGGCTCAGATGAGAGCGCTGCTTGACCAGTTAATGGGCACAGCGAGGGACG GAGACGAGTCCCGACAGCGGGTGAAGTTCACGGACGAGCGAGTGTGTAAGTCTCATCTGCTGAACTGCTGTCCACATGACATCCTTTCTGGCACC CGTATGGACCTGGGCGAATGCTCCAAGATCCACGACCTAGCTCTCAGGGCCGACTATGAGATCGCGTCTAAAGAGAGAGATCTGTTCTTCGAACTGGAC GCTGTGGATCATCTGGAGTCGTTCATTGCCGACTGCGACCACAGAACCGAGTTGGCGAAGAAACGCCTTGCTGAAACTCAGGAGGAGATCAGTGCCGAGGTTGCAGCGAAG gCAGAGAAGGTGCACGAGCTGAATGAGGAGATCGGGAAACTGTTGGCAAAGGCAGAGCAGCTCGGTGCTGAGGGGAACGTGGATGAAGCTCAGAAGGTTCTACAGGAAGTGGAGAAAGTGCGCACGAAGAAGAAGGATGCTGAG GAAGAATACAGGAACTCCATGCCTGCTTCCAGTTTCCAACAGCAGAAGCtccgtgtgtgtgaggtttgctCTGCCTATCTGGGTCTCCATGACAACGATCGCCGCCTTGCTGACCATTTTGGTGGGAAACTGCATCTGGGCTTCATCCAGATCAGAGAAAAGCTGGAGCAGCTGAAG aaaacgGTCCTGGATAAGCAGGAGCGAAGAAACCAGGAGAGActgaagaggagagaggagagagagcgtgagGAAAGGATGAGGAAGAG GACCAAATCACGCAGTCGGGAGCGCAGGag GTCTCGTTCTCGTGAgcgtgaaagagagagggagaggagacgGAGGAGATCTCGCTCGTCCTCAAGGGAGAGACGCAGGTCAAGATCTCGATccagagaccgagagagacgCAGGAGACACCGATCACGCTCCAGATCTCACTCGCATTCTCAGAGAGAACACTCACACAG GTCTTCACGGGACCGTCTTAACGGGAGGGCCGAGTGCCGTCGCTCCGGGGACAGAGAATCCGGAGAGCTCTGA
- the luc7l gene encoding putative RNA-binding protein Luc7-like 1 isoform X2: protein MDLGECSKIHDLALRADYEIASKERDLFFELDAVDHLESFIADCDHRTELAKKRLAETQEEISAEVAAKAEKVHELNEEIGKLLAKAEQLGAEGNVDEAQKVLQEVEKVRTKKKDAEEEYRNSMPASSFQQQKLRVCEVCSAYLGLHDNDRRLADHFGGKLHLGFIQIREKLEQLKKTVLDKQERRNQERLKRREEREREERMRKRTKSRSRERRRSRSRERERERERRRRRSRSSSRERRRSRSRSRDRERRRRHRSRSRSHSHSQREHSHRSSRDRLNGRAECRRSGDRESGEL, encoded by the exons ATGGACCTGGGCGAATGCTCCAAGATCCACGACCTAGCTCTCAGGGCCGACTATGAGATCGCGTCTAAAGAGAGAGATCTGTTCTTCGAACTGGAC GCTGTGGATCATCTGGAGTCGTTCATTGCCGACTGCGACCACAGAACCGAGTTGGCGAAGAAACGCCTTGCTGAAACTCAGGAGGAGATCAGTGCCGAGGTTGCAGCGAAG gCAGAGAAGGTGCACGAGCTGAATGAGGAGATCGGGAAACTGTTGGCAAAGGCAGAGCAGCTCGGTGCTGAGGGGAACGTGGATGAAGCTCAGAAGGTTCTACAGGAAGTGGAGAAAGTGCGCACGAAGAAGAAGGATGCTGAG GAAGAATACAGGAACTCCATGCCTGCTTCCAGTTTCCAACAGCAGAAGCtccgtgtgtgtgaggtttgctCTGCCTATCTGGGTCTCCATGACAACGATCGCCGCCTTGCTGACCATTTTGGTGGGAAACTGCATCTGGGCTTCATCCAGATCAGAGAAAAGCTGGAGCAGCTGAAG aaaacgGTCCTGGATAAGCAGGAGCGAAGAAACCAGGAGAGActgaagaggagagaggagagagagcgtgagGAAAGGATGAGGAAGAG GACCAAATCACGCAGTCGGGAGCGCAGGag GTCTCGTTCTCGTGAgcgtgaaagagagagggagaggagacgGAGGAGATCTCGCTCGTCCTCAAGGGAGAGACGCAGGTCAAGATCTCGATccagagaccgagagagacgCAGGAGACACCGATCACGCTCCAGATCTCACTCGCATTCTCAGAGAGAACACTCACACAG GTCTTCACGGGACCGTCTTAACGGGAGGGCCGAGTGCCGTCGCTCCGGGGACAGAGAATCCGGAGAGCTCTGA
- the stub1 gene encoding E3 ubiquitin-protein ligase CHIP, with translation MAGSPEKSCSSAQELKEHGNRLFLCRKYQEAVTCYSKAINRNPSVAVYYTNRALCYVKLQQYDKALADCKLALELDSQSVKAHFFLGQCHLELENYEEAIGNLQRAYNLAKEQRLNFGDDIPSALRYAKKKRWNSMEEKRISQENELHAYLTKLILAERERELEDYREKQGDDNMSDGDISKIKTKHDKYLIDMDELFSQVDEKRKKREIPDYLCGKISFELMREPCITPSGITYDRKDIEEHLQRVGHFDPVTRSPLTQDQLIPNLAMKEVIDAFIQENGWVEDY, from the exons ATGGCAGGCAGCCCGGAGAAGAGCTGCTCCTCAGCCCAAGAGCTCAAAGAGCATGGCAACCGTCTGTTCCTCTGTAGGAAGTACCAGGAGGCCGTCACCTGCTACAGTAAAGCTatc AACCGGAACCCATCAGTGGCGGTGTACTACACTAACAGAGCGCTGTGCTACGTGAAGCTGCAGCAGTATGATAAGGCTCTGGCTGACTGTAAACTTGCACTGGAGCTCGACAGCCAGTCAGTGAAAGCACATTTTTTCCTGGGTCAGTGTCACCTGGAGCTGGAGAACTACGAAGAGGCTATTGGAAATCTACAAAGAG CATATAACCTGGCTAAAGAGCAGCGACTGAACTTCGGCGATGACATTCCCAGCGCCCTGCGTTACGCTAAGAAGAAGCGTTGGAACAGCATGGAGGAGAAGCGCATCAGCCAGGAGAACGAGCTGCACGCCTATCTCACCAAACTGATCCTGGCTGAAAGGGAGCG GGAACTCGAAGATTACAGAGAGAAGCAGGGCGATGACAATATGAGTGACGGAGACATCAGCAAGATCAAAACCAAACAC gataaATATCTGATAGACATGGATGAGCTCTTTTCCCAAGTGGATGAGAAGAGGAAG aagcgAGAGATCCCTGACTATCTGTGTGGAAAGATCAGTTTTGAGTTAATGAGGGAACCTTGTATCACACCGAGCGGCATCACATATGACCGCAAAGACATCGAGGAGCACCTACag CGTGTCGGCCATTTTGACCCCGTGACTCGAAGTCCCTTGACCCAGGACCAGTTGATTCCAAACCTGGCCATGAAGGAGGTGATTGATGCTTTTATCCAAGAGAACGGCTGGGTGGAGGACTactga